In Gallaecimonas pentaromativorans, the genomic stretch CGAGACGGCAAACCGGCAGTGACCCATTACCGGGTCGCCGAGAAGTTTCGTCTGCATACCCGTTTGCGGCTGCGCCTGGAGTCCGGCCGTACCCACCAAATAAGGGTCCACATGGCCCATATCGGCCATCCGCTGGTGGGAGACCCGCTCTATGGCGGCCGCAGCCGGTTGCTGAAAGGGACCGACCCTGACACCCAGGACAAGCTGCGTCTCTTCCCGCGCCAAGCGCTGCATGCCGCCCGCCTGATGCTCGAGCATCCGATAACTGGCGAGGACATGAGTTGGGAGGCACCGGTGCCACAAGACATGCTGGGCCTATACGACCTGCTCCGCGACGACCTGGCAAGCCATGGCAATTAATGCCATCAAAGGCTTCTTCCCTGATGGGGTAGAAGCCTTTTTTACAGACCGCTTGGAAGGGGTCAGCCAAAGGCCTTATCGCGGCTTTAACTTGGGTGACCATGTGGGGGATGTTCCCTCCCGAGTTGCTTACAATCGCGACCTGCTGCAGCGGGCCTGCGGTTTTGAGCGCCAACCGCTGTGGCTAAACCAAGTCCACGGCACGGCAGTGCAGCAAGACGCCTGTCCGGTACTGGACTGCGCCGATGCCGCCGTAACCCAAGAGCTGGGTTTGCCGCTTGCTATTATGACTGCCGATTGCCTGCCGGTACTCTTTGCTAGCCGTGATGGCAGCGTAGTTGGCGCCGCCCACGCCGGTTGGCGGGGGCTCGCCGGCGGCGTATTGGAAGCCACCGTTGAAAAACTCGCCGTGGCTCCAGCAACGCTTGTGGCCTGGCTTGGGCCTTGTATCGGTGCGGAGGCTTTTGAAGTGGGCCCCGAGGTGCGCGAGGCTTTTATCCGGCAACACCCTGATGACGGCGCTGCCTTCAAGGCGGGGCGGGGCGACAAATACCTGGCTGACCTGCAGCAACTGGCCGCTAACCGGCTGCAACGTTTGGGCCTGGTCGAGATGGCTCGCGAACCAGCCTGTACCTTTGACGACGCCGAACATTACTTTT encodes the following:
- the pgeF gene encoding peptidoglycan editing factor PgeF yields the protein MAINAIKGFFPDGVEAFFTDRLEGVSQRPYRGFNLGDHVGDVPSRVAYNRDLLQRACGFERQPLWLNQVHGTAVQQDACPVLDCADAAVTQELGLPLAIMTADCLPVLFASRDGSVVGAAHAGWRGLAGGVLEATVEKLAVAPATLVAWLGPCIGAEAFEVGPEVREAFIRQHPDDGAAFKAGRGDKYLADLQQLAANRLQRLGLVEMAREPACTFDDAEHYFSYRRETVTGRMAFMICRKS